Proteins encoded by one window of Kribbella flavida DSM 17836:
- a CDS encoding MOSC domain-containing protein: MSDARVSTLTYYPVKGLAGVSVERAEAGAAGLQHDRSFMLVEPDGTFLSQRSLPAMARLHVDVLDDGAGLRLSADGANDLEIQVAYDGKRRDVSLFGKWFGAGVVQDPAADAWFTEQLGRSVALVRVTPEHERPGWGVHPGQTLFGDAHALLIVSVASIDELNARIVEGGGEPIPVNRFRPNIVVSGWPEPHTEDTVLTASVGTLELGYAARAIRCAVPTVNQATGEKNGPEPTRTLARYRRQPDYGGGVSFGLKAAVLQPGTVAVGDVFTVHEWLPEGSDPAPSTR; this comes from the coding sequence GTGTCCGACGCGAGAGTTTCGACCCTGACCTACTACCCGGTGAAGGGCCTGGCCGGGGTGTCCGTCGAGCGGGCCGAGGCCGGTGCGGCCGGCCTGCAGCACGACCGGAGCTTCATGCTGGTCGAGCCCGACGGCACCTTCCTGAGCCAGCGCAGCCTGCCCGCGATGGCGCGGCTGCACGTCGACGTGCTCGACGACGGCGCCGGACTGCGGCTGTCGGCCGACGGCGCGAACGACCTCGAGATCCAGGTCGCGTACGACGGCAAGCGGCGCGACGTCAGCCTGTTCGGCAAGTGGTTCGGGGCCGGGGTGGTCCAGGACCCGGCGGCGGACGCGTGGTTCACCGAGCAGCTCGGCCGGTCGGTGGCACTCGTCCGGGTCACCCCCGAGCACGAGCGGCCGGGCTGGGGCGTGCACCCCGGACAGACTCTCTTCGGCGACGCGCACGCACTGCTGATCGTGTCGGTGGCGTCCATCGACGAGCTGAACGCGCGCATCGTGGAGGGCGGCGGCGAGCCGATCCCGGTGAACCGCTTCCGGCCGAACATCGTCGTCTCCGGCTGGCCCGAGCCGCACACCGAGGACACGGTGCTGACCGCGTCGGTCGGCACGCTCGAGCTCGGCTACGCCGCCCGCGCGATCCGCTGCGCCGTCCCGACGGTGAACCAGGCGACCGGCGAGAAGAACGGCCCCGAGCCGACCCGCACGCTCGCGCGGTACCGGCGCCAGCCCGACTACGGCGGCGGCGTCAGCTTCGGCCTGAAGGCAGCCGTGCTGCAGCCCGGCACAGTTGCCGTCGGCGACGTCTTCACGGTCCACGAGTGGCTGCCCGAGGGCTCCGACCCGGCGCCCTCGACGCGGTAG
- a CDS encoding bifunctional methylenetetrahydrofolate dehydrogenase/methenyltetrahydrofolate cyclohydrolase → MTAEILDGKAAAAAIKDELKVRVTKLAEQGVVPGLGTILVGDDPGSRAYVAGKHRDCAAVGIASIEVVLPADATEGDIAAKVRELNENPACTGFIVQLPLPKHVDTNAILGLIDPAKDADGLHPVSLGKLVLGQDGPLPCTPKGCVELLRRYDVPIAGAHVVVVGRGVTAGRPMGLLFTRKSENATVTQCHTGTKDLAAVVRTGDIVIAAAGSAGLITADMVKPGAVLLDVGTSRGADGKIVGDIAPAAREAAAWIAPMPGGIGPMTRAMLLTNVVEAAEAAVAAGAPGAPGAAGTSTASAGGDAGAAG, encoded by the coding sequence GTGACGGCGGAGATTCTGGATGGCAAGGCGGCCGCGGCGGCGATCAAGGACGAGCTGAAGGTCCGGGTGACCAAGCTTGCCGAGCAGGGAGTGGTGCCGGGGCTCGGCACGATCCTGGTGGGGGACGACCCGGGCAGCCGGGCGTACGTGGCGGGCAAGCATCGGGACTGCGCGGCCGTCGGGATCGCCTCGATCGAGGTGGTGCTTCCGGCGGACGCGACCGAGGGCGACATCGCGGCCAAGGTGCGCGAGCTGAACGAGAACCCGGCCTGCACCGGTTTCATCGTCCAGCTGCCGCTGCCCAAGCACGTCGACACCAACGCGATCCTCGGGCTGATCGACCCGGCCAAGGACGCCGACGGCCTGCACCCGGTCAGCCTCGGCAAGCTGGTGCTCGGGCAGGACGGCCCGTTGCCGTGTACGCCGAAGGGCTGCGTCGAGCTGCTCCGCCGGTACGACGTACCGATCGCCGGCGCGCACGTGGTCGTCGTCGGCCGGGGCGTCACCGCCGGCCGGCCGATGGGGCTGCTGTTCACGCGTAAGAGCGAGAACGCCACGGTCACCCAGTGCCACACCGGCACCAAGGACCTGGCCGCGGTGGTTCGCACCGGCGACATCGTGATCGCGGCCGCCGGGTCGGCCGGGCTGATCACCGCCGACATGGTCAAGCCGGGCGCGGTGCTGCTCGACGTCGGAACCAGCCGCGGCGCCGACGGCAAGATCGTCGGCGACATCGCGCCGGCCGCGCGGGAGGCCGCCGCCTGGATCGCGCCGATGCCCGGCGGGATCGGCCCGATGACCCGGGCGATGCTGCTCACCAATGTGGTCGAGGCCGCCGAGGCGGCCGTCGCCGCCGGAGCGCCCGGGGCGCCCGGAGCTGCAGGCACGAGCACCGCCTCGGCGGGCGGCGACGCGGGGGCGGCCGGCTGA
- a CDS encoding glycerophosphodiester phosphodiesterase codes for MKLSRQFVALGASALTVGAALLAPQVSGTGAPAAAPAGRGAADQGVASQTVPGENAAVERAAARGRDGFVVVGHRGASGYRPEHTLAAYELAARMGADFVEPDLVTTKDRVLVARHEPEIGGTTDVASRPEFAARKKTKDLDGTPVTGWFTEDFTLQELKTLRATERIPALRQQNTVFNKRYQVPTLQEVIDLTKRLSRELGRPIGIYPETKHPTYFQRQGLALEPELVKVLNRNGLNRPGAKVFVQSFEVANLKALDPQLRVPLVQLTSASGAPYDFVAAGDKRTYADVVSAAGLREVATYAEGVGPAKDQVIPVDSSGKLGAPTALVGNAHRAGLVVHPYTFRVENNFLPVSLRSSAVPAESGDLFGEIAAFRKAGIDGLFSDNADIAVAAATEAR; via the coding sequence ATGAAGCTGTCCCGGCAGTTCGTCGCGCTCGGCGCCTCCGCGCTGACCGTCGGCGCCGCGCTGCTCGCCCCGCAGGTTTCCGGCACCGGCGCTCCCGCCGCCGCTCCGGCCGGCCGCGGTGCCGCCGACCAGGGCGTCGCCAGCCAGACCGTGCCCGGCGAGAACGCCGCCGTCGAGCGCGCCGCCGCTCGCGGCCGGGACGGCTTCGTGGTGGTGGGGCACCGCGGCGCTTCGGGCTACCGGCCTGAGCACACGCTGGCGGCGTACGAGCTGGCGGCGCGGATGGGTGCCGACTTCGTCGAGCCGGACCTGGTCACCACCAAGGACCGCGTGCTGGTCGCCCGTCACGAGCCGGAGATCGGCGGTACGACGGACGTCGCGTCGCGCCCCGAGTTCGCCGCGCGGAAGAAGACCAAGGACCTGGACGGTACGCCGGTGACCGGCTGGTTCACCGAGGACTTCACCCTGCAGGAGCTCAAGACGCTGCGCGCCACCGAGCGCATCCCGGCGCTTCGGCAGCAGAACACCGTGTTCAACAAGCGCTACCAGGTCCCGACCTTGCAGGAGGTGATCGACCTGACCAAGCGGCTGTCGCGTGAGCTCGGCCGGCCGATCGGGATCTACCCGGAGACCAAGCACCCGACGTACTTCCAGCGCCAGGGACTCGCGCTGGAGCCGGAGCTGGTGAAGGTGCTGAACCGCAACGGCCTGAACCGCCCGGGCGCGAAGGTCTTCGTGCAGTCCTTCGAGGTGGCGAACCTGAAGGCGCTCGACCCGCAGCTGCGCGTTCCGCTGGTGCAGCTGACCAGCGCCTCCGGTGCGCCGTACGACTTCGTGGCGGCGGGGGACAAGCGCACGTACGCCGACGTGGTCAGCGCGGCCGGGCTGCGCGAGGTGGCGACGTACGCCGAGGGTGTCGGGCCGGCGAAGGACCAGGTGATCCCGGTCGACTCCAGCGGCAAGCTCGGCGCCCCGACCGCGCTGGTCGGCAACGCGCACCGGGCCGGGCTGGTCGTCCACCCGTACACCTTCCGGGTGGAGAACAACTTCCTGCCGGTGAGCCTGCGCAGCTCCGCGGTCCCCGCGGAGTCCGGCGACCTGTTCGGCGAGATCGCGGCGTTCCGGAAGGCCGGGATCGACGGGCTGTTCTCCGACAACGCCGACATCGCGGTCGCCGCGGCCACCGAGGCGCGCTGA
- a CDS encoding malate dehydrogenase gives MSTTPVKVAVTGAAGQIGYSLLFRIASGALLGPDTPVELRLLEITPALKALEGVVMELDDCAFPTLAKVEIGDDPNTIFDGANVALLVGARPRTKGMERGDLLEANGAIFTGQGKALNDHAADDIRVTVTGNPANTNALIAKSNAPDIPAERFSALTRLDHNRALAQLAKKTGTSVNDLKKLTIWGNHSATQYPDIFHAEVAGKNAAEVVNDQTWLENDFIPTVQKRGAAIIEARGASSAASAAAATIDHTRDWLRGSADGDWLSMAVVSDGSYGVPEGLISSFPVITKDGNWEIVQGLEINDFSRGRIDASAAELAEERDAVQQLGLIG, from the coding sequence GTGAGCACTACCCCCGTGAAGGTCGCCGTCACCGGCGCCGCCGGCCAGATCGGCTACAGCCTGCTGTTCCGGATCGCCAGCGGTGCGCTGCTGGGCCCGGACACCCCGGTCGAGCTGCGGCTGCTGGAGATCACCCCGGCGCTGAAGGCGCTGGAGGGGGTCGTGATGGAGCTCGACGACTGCGCGTTCCCGACGCTGGCCAAGGTCGAGATCGGCGACGACCCGAACACCATCTTCGACGGCGCGAACGTCGCCCTGCTGGTCGGCGCCCGGCCGCGGACCAAGGGCATGGAGCGCGGTGACCTGCTCGAGGCCAACGGCGCGATCTTCACCGGCCAGGGCAAGGCGCTGAACGACCACGCCGCCGACGACATCCGGGTCACCGTCACCGGCAACCCGGCCAACACCAACGCGCTGATCGCCAAGAGCAACGCGCCGGACATCCCGGCCGAGCGGTTCTCCGCGCTGACCCGGCTGGACCACAACCGCGCGCTGGCACAGCTGGCCAAGAAGACCGGCACCAGCGTCAACGACCTGAAGAAGCTGACGATCTGGGGCAACCACTCGGCCACCCAGTACCCGGACATCTTCCACGCCGAGGTGGCCGGCAAGAACGCCGCCGAGGTCGTCAACGACCAGACCTGGCTGGAGAACGACTTCATCCCGACCGTGCAGAAGCGCGGCGCGGCGATCATCGAGGCCCGCGGCGCCTCCTCGGCCGCGTCGGCCGCGGCGGCCACGATCGACCACACCCGCGACTGGCTGCGCGGGTCGGCCGACGGCGACTGGCTGTCGATGGCGGTCGTGTCCGACGGCTCGTACGGCGTACCGGAGGGGCTGATCTCGTCGTTCCCGGTGATCACCAAGGACGGCAACTGGGAGATCGTGCAGGGCCTGGAGATCAACGACTTCTCCCGCGGCCGGATCGACGCCAGTGCCGCCGAGCTCGCCGAGGAGCGCGACGCGGTCCAGCAGCTCGGCCTGATCGGCTGA
- a CDS encoding spermidine synthase: MERKVESGTATVEAAADGTFVLRVDGSLQSQVDLADPSHLGFEYMRRIGDVADVVAPRRQPVSVLHVGGAGLTLARYVAATRPRSRQIVLEPDEDLTEFVREVLPLPKRSGIKVRPVTGRAGIGAVYDDSVDLVVVDAFVREAVPANLVTAEFAAECARVLRPAGVLVHNLIDGSAGLGFVRRVAATVREALGGGVVLAERKVLRGKAFGNVVLAASRQPVPDLTAVGRRAQPPYEVMPLAELAGKAEPLTDAESFLSPAAPSGTFGK; encoded by the coding sequence GTGGAACGCAAGGTCGAGTCCGGCACAGCCACCGTCGAGGCCGCGGCGGACGGCACGTTCGTGCTGCGGGTGGACGGGTCGCTGCAGTCGCAGGTCGACCTGGCCGACCCGTCGCACCTCGGCTTCGAGTACATGCGCCGGATCGGTGACGTCGCCGACGTGGTCGCGCCGCGGCGGCAGCCGGTGTCGGTGCTGCACGTCGGCGGGGCCGGACTGACGCTCGCCCGGTACGTCGCGGCGACCCGGCCGCGGTCGCGGCAGATCGTGCTGGAGCCGGACGAGGACCTGACCGAGTTCGTCCGCGAGGTGCTGCCGCTGCCGAAACGGTCCGGGATCAAGGTGCGGCCGGTGACCGGACGAGCCGGGATCGGCGCCGTGTACGACGACTCGGTCGACCTGGTCGTCGTCGACGCGTTCGTGCGGGAGGCCGTGCCGGCGAACCTGGTCACCGCGGAGTTCGCGGCCGAGTGCGCCCGGGTGCTGCGGCCGGCCGGCGTCCTGGTGCACAACCTGATCGACGGCTCGGCCGGGCTGGGCTTCGTCCGCCGGGTCGCGGCCACGGTGCGCGAGGCGCTCGGCGGCGGGGTGGTGCTTGCCGAGCGCAAGGTCCTGCGCGGCAAGGCGTTCGGCAACGTCGTGCTGGCGGCGTCGCGACAGCCGGTGCCGGACCTGACCGCGGTGGGGCGGCGCGCGCAACCGCCGTACGAGGTGATGCCGCTGGCCGAGCTGGCCGGCAAGGCGGAGCCGCTGACCGACGCGGAGTCGTTCCTCTCGCCCGCGGCGCCGTCGGGCACCTTCGGGAAGTGA
- a CDS encoding MMPL family transporter: MANLLYRLGRFSYQRRRIVAAIWTFLLVLLGVGALTLGGQTANTFSIPGTESQRALDALAKDLPTASGASASVVVKAPAGKTLMDPAVKTAVGKTVAEVTKVPDVVAAVDPYTSKAISPDGTTGLVQVQFGTTADELPEATKDAYDGLDALSSADLQVVPGGTVVGGPPEIGSTEAIGVAIAAVVLIVTFGSLVAAGMTLLTALIGVVAGMAGLFLLTSVVEISSTAPILALMLGLAVGIDYALFISSRHRSQLAEGMDPEESVARSTATAGSAVLFAGATVVIALAGLSLVGVPFLTAMGLAAAATVLTAVLVALTLLPAMLGFVGRRVLPRKLRQAGATAEPTEGFGFRWARLVTRFRVPIVALGIIGLGVLALPVQDMRLAMPDGATAPENSNQRIAYDLSAAAFGPGSNGPLVVVVKTPDAQQSGALVEQVTGAAKGLKDVVAVQPGPASENGATRLISVIPASGPASEQTSDLVGELRDVIKPLAQNGAEVSVTGNTAIGVDVSQKLTDALPTYLLVVIGLSFLLLLLAFRSILVPLKATLGFLFTIGATFGITVGVFQLGWGAELLGVDTPGPLVSFLPIIMMGILFGLAMDYEVFIVSRVREEFVHGKHAAEATIQGVGHGARVVTAAALIMAAVFAGFILVHDPIIKTIGFGLTVGVLIDAFVVRMTLVPAVLTLLGDRAWWFPRWLDRITPKVDIEGETLRVEPKPAEKDLVKVD, translated from the coding sequence ATGGCCAACCTCCTGTACCGGCTCGGCCGGTTCTCCTACCAGCGCCGCCGCATCGTCGCGGCGATCTGGACCTTCCTGCTGGTCCTGCTCGGCGTCGGCGCGTTGACGCTCGGCGGCCAGACCGCGAACACCTTCTCGATCCCCGGCACCGAGTCGCAGCGCGCGCTCGACGCGCTGGCCAAGGACCTGCCGACCGCGAGCGGCGCGTCGGCGAGTGTCGTGGTCAAGGCCCCGGCCGGCAAGACGCTGATGGACCCGGCGGTGAAGACCGCGGTCGGCAAGACCGTCGCCGAGGTCACCAAGGTGCCGGACGTGGTGGCCGCGGTCGACCCGTACACCAGCAAGGCGATCAGCCCCGACGGTACGACGGGCCTGGTGCAGGTCCAGTTCGGTACCACCGCCGACGAGCTGCCCGAGGCCACCAAGGACGCGTACGACGGACTGGACGCGCTCAGCTCGGCCGATCTCCAGGTCGTGCCGGGTGGCACCGTGGTCGGTGGCCCGCCGGAGATCGGCAGCACCGAGGCGATCGGCGTCGCCATCGCCGCCGTCGTACTGATCGTCACGTTCGGCTCGCTGGTCGCCGCCGGCATGACGTTGCTGACGGCCCTGATCGGTGTCGTCGCCGGGATGGCGGGTCTGTTCCTGCTCACCTCGGTGGTGGAGATCTCCTCGACCGCGCCGATCCTGGCACTGATGCTCGGCCTGGCGGTCGGCATCGACTACGCCTTGTTCATCAGCTCCCGGCACCGTTCGCAGCTGGCCGAGGGGATGGACCCGGAGGAGTCGGTCGCGCGGTCGACGGCGACCGCCGGTTCCGCCGTACTGTTCGCGGGGGCGACCGTCGTGATCGCGCTGGCCGGGCTGAGCCTGGTCGGGGTGCCGTTCCTGACCGCGATGGGGCTGGCCGCGGCGGCGACCGTGCTCACCGCCGTCCTCGTCGCACTGACCCTGCTGCCCGCGATGCTCGGCTTCGTCGGGCGGCGGGTGCTGCCGCGCAAGCTCCGGCAGGCCGGCGCCACGGCCGAGCCGACCGAGGGCTTCGGCTTCCGCTGGGCCCGGCTGGTGACCCGCTTCCGCGTCCCGATCGTTGCTCTCGGCATCATTGGCCTGGGCGTGCTGGCGCTGCCCGTGCAGGACATGCGGCTGGCGATGCCCGACGGCGCGACCGCGCCCGAGAACTCGAACCAGCGGATCGCCTACGACCTGTCCGCGGCCGCCTTCGGACCGGGCTCGAACGGGCCGCTCGTGGTCGTCGTCAAGACGCCCGACGCGCAGCAGTCCGGCGCGCTCGTCGAGCAGGTGACCGGTGCGGCGAAGGGCCTCAAGGACGTGGTCGCGGTGCAGCCCGGCCCGGCCAGCGAGAACGGCGCCACCCGGCTGATCAGCGTCATCCCCGCCAGCGGGCCGGCCAGTGAGCAGACGTCCGACCTGGTCGGCGAGCTGCGCGACGTGATCAAGCCGCTGGCGCAGAACGGCGCCGAGGTTTCGGTGACCGGCAACACCGCGATCGGCGTCGACGTCTCGCAGAAGCTGACCGACGCGCTGCCGACGTACCTGCTGGTGGTGATCGGGCTGTCGTTCCTGCTGCTCCTGCTGGCGTTCCGGTCGATCCTGGTGCCGCTGAAGGCGACGCTGGGCTTCCTGTTCACGATCGGCGCGACGTTCGGCATCACCGTCGGCGTCTTCCAGCTCGGCTGGGGCGCGGAGCTGCTCGGCGTCGACACTCCCGGCCCGCTGGTCAGCTTCCTGCCGATCATCATGATGGGCATCCTGTTCGGGCTGGCGATGGACTACGAGGTGTTCATCGTGTCCCGGGTCCGGGAGGAGTTCGTGCACGGCAAGCACGCCGCCGAGGCGACCATCCAGGGTGTCGGTCACGGCGCCCGGGTGGTGACCGCGGCCGCGCTGATCATGGCGGCGGTGTTCGCGGGCTTCATCCTGGTGCACGACCCGATCATCAAGACGATCGGCTTCGGCCTGACCGTCGGCGTGCTGATCGACGCCTTCGTGGTCCGGATGACGCTGGTGCCGGCCGTGCTGACGCTGCTCGGCGACCGCGCCTGGTGGTTCCCGCGGTGGCTGGACCGGATCACGCCGAAGGTCGACATCGAGGGCGAGACGCTGCGGGTCGAGCCGAAGCCGGCCGAGAAGGATCTGGTCAAGGTCGACTGA
- a CDS encoding RHS repeat domain-containing protein: MTPAEAGTTAVHTALFTGARPSATRIPFSISDKVSASVDVATGNLMVTTSDLALPGIQGDLQLGLTYNSLRLGSGAALPSGSAGVGWAMRVGQDTKVILNDDNSVLYLAPEGREGVFKPLTSTTYTPPAGFKVAMVKTTSGWTITDHASNEVSTFNSSGQLVSIKDRNGQTATFTYTTGKLSQVVSTRGGTGAKTADLTWSGNLVTIAQTGDDGTPRSVGYTYTGGKLTKITDPTSKSTQFGYDATTGDLTTITNGEGKQTAIQYDASHRVKKVTQQNPAGGAATRFTYYSSGETYVADPNNTATNPYDGPQTYYRLNAQELVTSAADPLGRSRSKTYTAFNDVATSTNGVAGVTTYGYNPAVNGGESLTGVTSAMGADSTASYANTGPAKYLPSGGTDTQGNNKLFTYDGAGNPLSSANSSATTTSNVDYNADGTLNTSTDPRDNVTDYTADANHQITNIAPPTGSSLLPVVAAYDGLGRLHSVRDGRGLRTIYAYDRADRIKTIQYSDTTPDVAFTYDGAGNVLTRTDASGTTTYTYDAQNRVTSRTSTSGGGTLGYGYDKAGNLTSKTDARGTTTYTYDNANQVVSMTTPNGQVTAFGYDANAKRTDTWFNTNTARTTFAAHTKTTFDKAGRISRTWTSRASNDATKVYDTSFCYSPYVSGQSCPSASATTDTGVIRWSTNNLNAARSIYSYDTSNRLTGVTNFGGHDYTYAYDKAGNRTSTKIDGVQVQGLAYNSGNQISSAGYSHDAAGNRTADPAQGTFTYNAAGQMTTRTNGSSSSSYTWGGGDQNELVSTTTGTSTTSYVYGQSDRNGVPIIQSFTKNGQTSYLDTDPTGSPIALTTATGVDYYTLDNQGSPVGLVNNTGAVTATYTYDPAGKQLTATGTSATINPLRYTQGLLDDQTGWLKRGVRWHDTTTANWVSQDPLSQLLEPGAASRYAYANGNPVNLTDPTGLYGYDELYDDLNLIGSTIGILGVSGGIVGSVVPVVGTGTGAFLGGAAGLGAGLGIVTNRRLLDDDDD, encoded by the coding sequence GTGACTCCGGCCGAAGCCGGCACGACCGCGGTGCACACGGCGCTGTTCACGGGTGCTCGCCCGTCGGCGACCCGGATTCCGTTCTCGATCTCCGACAAGGTGTCGGCCTCGGTTGATGTTGCTACCGGCAACTTGATGGTCACCACGTCCGACCTGGCGCTGCCCGGCATCCAGGGCGATCTGCAGCTGGGGTTGACCTACAACAGTCTGCGCCTCGGGTCGGGCGCCGCCTTGCCGTCGGGGTCGGCCGGCGTGGGCTGGGCGATGCGGGTCGGTCAGGACACCAAGGTGATCCTGAACGACGACAACTCGGTGCTGTACCTCGCGCCGGAAGGCCGCGAAGGCGTGTTCAAACCGTTGACGTCGACGACGTACACGCCGCCGGCGGGGTTCAAGGTCGCGATGGTGAAGACCACGTCGGGCTGGACGATCACCGACCACGCCAGCAACGAGGTCTCGACGTTCAACTCCTCGGGCCAGCTCGTCTCGATCAAGGACCGCAACGGTCAGACCGCGACGTTCACCTACACCACCGGCAAGCTGTCCCAGGTCGTCTCGACCCGCGGCGGAACCGGCGCGAAAACGGCGGACCTGACCTGGTCGGGCAACCTGGTGACGATCGCGCAGACCGGTGACGACGGTACGCCGCGCAGCGTCGGCTACACCTACACAGGCGGCAAGCTGACCAAGATCACCGACCCGACCTCGAAGTCCACCCAGTTCGGGTACGACGCGACCACCGGTGACCTGACCACGATCACCAACGGCGAGGGCAAGCAGACCGCGATCCAGTACGACGCCTCGCACCGGGTGAAGAAGGTGACCCAGCAGAACCCGGCCGGTGGCGCGGCGACCCGGTTCACCTACTACTCCTCCGGTGAAACCTACGTCGCGGACCCGAACAACACCGCCACCAACCCCTACGACGGGCCGCAGACCTACTACCGGCTGAACGCCCAGGAACTGGTCACGTCGGCCGCCGACCCGCTGGGCCGGTCTCGGTCGAAGACCTACACCGCGTTCAACGATGTCGCCACCTCCACCAACGGCGTCGCCGGCGTCACGACCTACGGCTACAACCCGGCCGTCAACGGTGGTGAGTCGCTGACCGGGGTGACCTCGGCGATGGGTGCGGACTCGACCGCGTCGTACGCCAACACCGGGCCTGCGAAGTACCTGCCGTCGGGCGGTACCGACACCCAGGGCAACAACAAGTTGTTCACCTACGACGGAGCCGGGAACCCGCTCAGTTCGGCGAACAGTTCGGCGACAACAACGTCGAACGTCGACTACAACGCCGACGGCACGCTGAACACCTCGACCGATCCGCGGGACAACGTCACCGACTACACCGCCGACGCCAACCACCAGATCACCAACATCGCCCCGCCCACCGGGTCGAGCCTGCTGCCGGTAGTGGCCGCCTACGACGGCTTGGGGCGGCTGCACAGCGTCCGTGACGGCCGCGGACTGCGCACCATCTACGCCTACGACCGCGCCGACCGGATCAAGACCATCCAGTACTCCGACACCACCCCCGACGTGGCGTTCACCTACGACGGCGCCGGCAACGTGCTGACCCGCACCGACGCCTCCGGGACCACGACGTACACCTACGACGCCCAGAACCGCGTCACCTCCCGCACCTCCACCTCCGGCGGCGGCACCCTCGGCTACGGCTACGACAAGGCCGGCAACCTCACGAGCAAGACCGACGCGCGTGGCACCACCACCTACACCTACGACAACGCCAACCAGGTCGTGTCGATGACCACCCCGAACGGCCAGGTCACCGCGTTCGGCTACGACGCCAACGCCAAGCGCACCGACACCTGGTTCAACACCAACACCGCCCGGACGACGTTCGCCGCGCACACCAAGACCACGTTCGACAAGGCCGGCCGGATCTCGCGGACCTGGACGTCCCGCGCCTCCAACGACGCCACCAAGGTCTACGACACCTCCTTCTGCTACTCGCCCTACGTCTCCGGCCAGTCCTGCCCGTCCGCGTCCGCCACCACCGACACCGGCGTCATCCGCTGGTCGACCAACAACCTCAACGCGGCCCGGTCGATCTATAGCTACGACACCTCGAACCGGCTCACCGGTGTCACCAACTTCGGCGGCCACGACTACACCTACGCCTACGACAAGGCCGGCAACCGGACCTCGACGAAGATCGACGGCGTCCAGGTCCAGGGCCTGGCCTACAACAGCGGCAACCAGATCAGCTCCGCCGGCTACAGCCACGACGCCGCCGGCAACCGCACCGCCGACCCGGCCCAGGGCACCTTCACCTACAACGCCGCCGGCCAGATGACGACCCGCACCAACGGTTCGTCGTCCAGCAGCTACACCTGGGGCGGCGGCGACCAGAACGAACTCGTCTCCACCACCACCGGCACCAGCACCACCAGCTACGTCTACGGCCAAAGCGACCGCAACGGCGTACCGATCATCCAGTCGTTCACCAAGAACGGCCAAACCAGCTACCTCGACACCGACCCCACCGGCTCACCCATCGCCCTCACCACCGCAACCGGCGTCGACTACTACACCCTCGACAACCAAGGCTCACCCGTCGGCCTGGTCAACAACACCGGCGCCGTGACCGCCACCTACACCTACGACCCCGCCGGCAAACAGCTGACCGCCACCGGCACCTCCGCCACCATCAACCCCCTGCGCTACACCCAAGGCCTGCTCGACGACCAAACCGGCTGGCTCAAACGAGGCGTCCGCTGGCACGACACCACCACCGCCAACTGGGTAAGCCAAGACCCACTCAGCCAACTCCTCGAACCCGGCGCCGCTAGCCGTTACGCCTACGCCAACGGCAATCCGGTCAATCTCACGGACCCCACTGGCCTGTACGGGTACGACGAACTCTATGACGACCTGAACCTCATCGGTAGCACCATTGGAATCCTCGGTGTCAGCGGCGGCATTGTCGGCTCCGTCGTGCCCGTGGTCGGTACGGGGACCGGCGCCTTTCTCGGTGGCGCGGCCGGATTGGGAGCCGGTCTTGGAATCGTGACGAACCGAAGACTTCTCGACGACGATGACGACTAG
- a CDS encoding DUF3017 domain-containing protein — translation MAAAAERRSEWPLTLCAAVGLTGLVVMTFYDWRNGVVVFAGSVLLAGLLRAALSDDAAGLLHVRGRMFDTALLLGVGAAILLLGLIVPN, via the coding sequence ATGGCGGCTGCTGCCGAGCGGCGCAGCGAGTGGCCGCTCACGCTCTGCGCGGCGGTCGGGCTGACCGGGCTGGTCGTGATGACCTTCTACGACTGGCGCAACGGCGTCGTGGTGTTCGCGGGCAGCGTCCTGCTGGCCGGCTTGCTGCGGGCCGCGCTCAGCGACGACGCCGCCGGCTTGCTGCACGTCCGCGGCCGGATGTTCGACACCGCCCTCCTGCTCGGCGTCGGCGCCGCCATCCTCCTGCTCGGCCTCATCGTCCCGAACTGA
- a CDS encoding TetR/AcrR family transcriptional regulator — translation MAETSPARERTRREIEQQAMALFASKGYSATSLQDIATAAGCSKATVLYHFNGKAAVLAAVLAPSQQALKDVVAEASQLPPAEAQELAITRFSALAVELRGLIAVLQDVLPTMEEMPEFADLVADGIELTHILAGRGADRLEQEIAKFAINGLLGECRHPDGRSDEELRELCDTAFRRLLRPPPTP, via the coding sequence ATGGCAGAGACCAGCCCGGCCCGGGAGCGCACCCGGCGGGAGATCGAGCAGCAGGCGATGGCGCTGTTCGCGAGCAAGGGGTACAGCGCGACCTCCTTGCAGGACATCGCGACCGCGGCCGGCTGCTCGAAGGCGACCGTGCTCTACCACTTCAACGGCAAGGCCGCGGTGCTGGCGGCCGTGCTCGCGCCGTCCCAGCAGGCGCTGAAGGACGTGGTGGCCGAGGCCTCCCAGCTGCCGCCGGCCGAGGCCCAGGAGCTGGCGATCACCCGGTTCAGCGCGCTGGCGGTCGAGCTGCGCGGCCTGATCGCCGTACTGCAGGACGTGCTGCCCACGATGGAGGAGATGCCCGAGTTCGCCGACCTGGTGGCCGACGGCATCGAGCTCACCCACATCCTGGCCGGCCGCGGCGCGGACCGGCTGGAGCAGGAGATCGCCAAGTTCGCGATCAACGGCCTGCTCGGCGAGTGCCGCCACCCCGACGGCCGCTCCGACGAGGAACTGCGCGAACTCTGCGACACCGCTTTCCGCCGCCTGCTGCGGCCCCCGCCGACCCCCTGA